A region of the Stutzerimonas stutzeri genome:
GGGCCTGCAGCGTTTCGTGATCGACAACCCGCACCCGGAAATCTCCTGGAGTGCACTGTGGGGCAAGGTCTGGTACGAAAGCTATCCGGAGCCCGATTACGTCTGGCAGTCCACGTCGGCCAACAGTGATTTTGAACCCAAGCTGAGCCTCGCCCCACTGGCCTTCGGTACGCTCAAGGCAGCCTTCTACGCGATGCTGCTGGCGGCACCGCTGGCCATCTGCGCGGCGTTCTACACCGCCTACTTCATGGCGCCCAGACTGCGCAGCAAGGTCAAACCGGTCATCGAGCTGATGGAAGCGCTGCCGACGGTGATTCTCGGTTTCTTCGCCGGCCTGTTCCTGGCGCCATTCCTGGAAAACCATCTGCCGGGCATCTTCGCCCTGCTGCTCTTGATGCCGGTGGGGATTCTGTTCGCCGCCTGGACCTGGAGCCGCTTGCCGCAAGGTGTGCGCCTGGCCGTCCCGGATGGCTGGGAGGCGGTGCTGCTGATTCCAGTGATTCTGCTGATCGGCTATGGCTCGCTGGAAATCAGTGGCCATCTGGAGAACTGGTTCTTCGGTGGGGACATGCGCATGTGGCTGTCCAACGACATGGGCATCCCGTTTGACCAGCGCAACGCCCTGGTGATCGGTCTGGCGATGGGCTTCGCGGTGATCCCGACCATCTATTCGATCGCCGAGGATGCCGTGTTCAGCGTGCCGCGCAGCCTGACGCTGGGCTCCCTGGCCCTTGGCGCCACACCCTGGCAGACGCTGACCCGCGTGGTGCTGCTGACCGCCAGCCCGGGCATCTTCTCGGCGCTGATGATCGGCATGGGCCGCGCGGTGGGCGAGACGATGATCGTGCTGATGGCCACAGGCAACACGCCGATCATGGAAGCCAACATCTTCGAGGGCATGCGCACCCTGGCTGCCAACGTCGCCGTGGAAATGCCCGAATCCGAGGTCGGCGGCACCCATTACCGCGTGCTCTTCCTCGCCGCGCTGGTACTGCTGATGTTCACCTTCGTGATGAACACCCTCGCCGAGCTGATTCGTCAGCGTCTGCGTGGCAAGTACGCCAGCCTGTAAACCAGATTTCGGAAAAGGTATCGATCCGTGAAAAAGGATTCGCTGAACACCTGGGTCAAGAGCGGCACACCCTGGATCTGGATGAACGCCGGCGCGGTGTCCATCGCAGTGATCATGACCCTGGGTCTGCTGGCGATCATCGCCGTGCGTGGTCTGGCGCATTTCTGGCCGGCCGACGTGATCGTCGCCGACTACAGCATGCCCGGCGCCGAGATGCGCGTGCTGGCCGGCGAGGTCGTGCAGGCCGAGGAAGTACCCCGTGCACGTCTGGCCGCCAGTGGGCTGCCGGTCAACGTCGAGGGCGGTGAGTTCATGACCCGCGAGCTGCTCAAGGTGGGCAACCGCGATGTCTATGGCGCCGACTTCTCCTGGGTGGTGGGCGAGTGGCTGAGCAATCAGCGTACGCCGGCCGACCTGATGGTGCTGGAGCGCCGCGAGTGGGGCAATTTCTACGGCTATCTGCTCAATGTAAAAGAAGCCGGTCAGCTGGTTGCCGAGGGCGACGGCGCCTGGGCCGAACTGCAGCGCCGTATCGATCGTGTAGACGACCTGCATGGGGAAATTGCGCGCATCGAGAAGGTCGAAATCGGCCGTATCAACCATGGCATGGAGCGCCTGCGTCTGAAGGCGCGTCAGTTGGAGCTGCACGATAAGCTGGACGCCGCTGCTCAGGCCGATCTGGATGCAGAGCGCGCCCATTGGGATGCCGAGTATCGGGTACTGGAAGAGAAGCTGGTCGCCCTGCAGCAGGCGTTCAATCGCGACAGCATCACCGTGCGCACCGCCGATGGCCGCGAGCAGGAGATCACCCTCGGCAAGGTGGTGCGGGCGTTCCAGCCCAATGCCATGTCGACGCCGCAGAAGCTGATGTTCTACTTCGCCAAGCTGTGGGAGTTCGTCAGCGACGAGCCGCGCGAGGCGAACACCGAGGGCGGCGTGTTCCCGGCGATCTTCGGTACCGTGCTGATGACCCTGATCATGGCGGTGATCGTCACCCCGTTCGGCGTCATCGCCGCGGTCTACCTGCGTGAATACGCCAAGCAGGGCCTGCTCACCCGGATCATCCGCATCGCTGTGAACAACCTGGCCGGGGTGCCGTCGATCGTCTACGGCGTGTTCGGCCTGGGCTTCTTCGTCTACGTCCTGGGCGGCTCGCTGGACCGGCTGTTCTACCCTGAAGCCGCACCGGCACCGGTGTTCGGCACGCCGGGCCTG
Encoded here:
- the pstA gene encoding phosphate ABC transporter permease PstA, which gives rise to MKKDSLNTWVKSGTPWIWMNAGAVSIAVIMTLGLLAIIAVRGLAHFWPADVIVADYSMPGAEMRVLAGEVVQAEEVPRARLAASGLPVNVEGGEFMTRELLKVGNRDVYGADFSWVVGEWLSNQRTPADLMVLERREWGNFYGYLLNVKEAGQLVAEGDGAWAELQRRIDRVDDLHGEIARIEKVEIGRINHGMERLRLKARQLELHDKLDAAAQADLDAERAHWDAEYRVLEEKLVALQQAFNRDSITVRTADGREQEITLGKVVRAFQPNAMSTPQKLMFYFAKLWEFVSDEPREANTEGGVFPAIFGTVLMTLIMAVIVTPFGVIAAVYLREYAKQGLLTRIIRIAVNNLAGVPSIVYGVFGLGFFVYVLGGSLDRLFYPEAAPAPVFGTPGLMWASLTLAILTLPVVIVATEEGLARIPRMIREGSLALGATKSETLWKVVLPMASPAMMTGLILAVARAAGEVAPLMLVGVVKLAPNLPLNGNYPYLHLDQKIMHLGFHIYDVGFQSPNVEAARPLVYATALLLVLVIAALNFTAIYIRNHLREKYKALDH